A window of Notolabrus celidotus isolate fNotCel1 chromosome 11, fNotCel1.pri, whole genome shotgun sequence contains these coding sequences:
- the gnat2 gene encoding guanine nucleotide-binding protein G(t) subunit alpha-2: protein MGAGASAEDKKSKELEKQLQEDADKDSKTVKLLLLGAGESGKSTIVKQMKILHQGGYTKEEQLEFRAIIYGNILQSALAIIRGMEMLGIDFGAPSAQEDAQKLQNLSDSIEEGTMPAELSDVILKLWKDSGVQVGFDRAAEYQLNDSAGYYLNEMDRICKSDYLPTEQDVLRSRVKTTGIIEEQFSCKELHFRMFDVGGQRSERKKWIHCFEGVTCIIFCGALSAYDMVLVEDDEVNRMHESLHLFNSICNHRFFALTSIVLFLNKKDLFEEKIKKVHLSICFPDYDGPNTYDDASNYIKSQFLELNMKKGVKEIYSHLTCATDTKNVEIVFNAVTDIIIKENLKDCGLF from the exons ATGGGTGCGGGAGCAAGCGCCGAGGACAAAAAGTCCAAGGAGTTGGAAAAACAACTCCAAGAAGATGCTGATAAGGACTCTAAAACAGTCAAGCTATTACTGCTTG GTGCTGGTGAATCAGGGAAAAGCACCATTGTAAAACAGATGAA gattCTCCATCAAGGTGGTTACACAAAAGAGGAACAATTGGAGTTTCGAGCGATCATTTATGGCAACATCCTGCAGTCTGCTCTGGCCATCATCAGAGGCATGGAGATGCTGGGCATTGATTTTGGCGCACCCTCTGCACAG GAGGATGCACAGAAGCTGCAGAACTTGTCAGACTCCATTGAAGAAGGCACAATGCCCGCTGAGCTGTCTGATGTCATCCTGAAGCTGTGGAAAGACAGTGGTGTGCAGGTCGGCTTCGACAGAGCTGCTGAGTACCAACTGAACGACTCTGCTGGCTA CTACCTTAATGAAATGGACAGAATCTGCAAGTCAGACTACCTCCCCACCGAGCAGGATGTGCTGCGATCTCGAGTCAAAACAACTGGTATCATCGAAGAACAGTTCTCCTGCAAGGAGTTGCACTTCAG GATGTTTGACGTGGGTGGCCAGAggtcagagagaaagaagtggATCCATTGTTTCGAGGGTGTGACCTGCATCATCTTCTGCGGAGCTCTCAGTGCATATGACATGGTGCTGGTAGAGGACGATGAAGTG AACCGCATGCACGAGTCCCTCCATCTATTCAACAGTATCTGCAACCACAGGTTCTTCGCACTGACCTCCATCGTGCTTTTCCTCAACAAGAAGGATCTGTTCGAGGAGAAGATCAAGAAAGTCCACCTGAGCATCTGCTTCCCTGACTATGATG GCCCCAACACGTACGATGACGCCAGCAACTACATCAAGTCGCAGTTCTTGGAGCTGAACATGAAGAAGGGTGTGAAAGAAATCTACTCCCACTTGACCTGTGCCACAGACACAAAGAACGTCGAGATTGTGTTCAACGCCGTGACAGACATCATCATCAAAGAAAACCTTAAAGATTGCGGTCTTTTCTAA